The Sebastes fasciatus isolate fSebFas1 chromosome 22, fSebFas1.pri, whole genome shotgun sequence genome includes the window ACAGACATTTATGGTCCCCAGGTGTCTGTCTGAAacgtctcaacaactattggatggattaccgAGAACTTTGGTACGCATTCATGTTCCTCTTGGGATGATTTgtagccatagactgtatattagaagtagacgtagtcatCGGCATATAGAAgtaaagagacgaaactctggtgtttctttgacaacagctgctgctgccattttggcctggacttattatatttataatattttattgctcAACAACGGCCAtctcggtagaatatgacaatagaagagaaataattttgttttactttcgtgcagcactttttaggcggacgttttactggtgtccGGTAGTCGCCTTCAGTCCAAAGTGGCgaaagcgtagctctgctgcttgGCGCTGATggtgcaatggaacgaacaattgactttcacttcttggcaattaCATTCTTTGCTGtcacaatcttgtttttttgccaccagaagtgacacgagagggtggagctaagtacaaccaaacgctgaataagatattttcaggcgaccaaaaatgttataattaactttcatgaagtgaaaacacaccgtgaaagggttaaagttctaagacgaaaacacggacaactcccagaccggacaacgtcgtggttTTCATATGCATGTAAACTTTAAATCCCACAGTTGCATGTTGGATTCAGACCTGTAATGATGTTTGGGGGCGTAGCGATAATTTTAGTTGTGAATGTCACCCTCCCACATTGAATTCACAAGGGAGGCGGCGCAGCACGGGGAAAGTGTGCTACTGAGCAGCAGATCTCAGGTCTGTTGCTCAAGAAAGACAAGCGTGTAAATCTTAAGATTGTTTTTGCTGCTCACCAGCACTTATAACACAGTAATATCAGCATCAAAAAGTTGTATTCAGATCCTGTAAAGAAGCTTGTGGGTGGAGAGATTACTTTGTTGGTTATATCACCTCCAACATTAAATTCACAGATTGTAATGTTGGTGTTACTGCTCCACGACTACTATAATATGTCGATAAAGGTCACCACTGCATTATGATCCAGCTGTTTCGACTTGACAACGATGAAGTAATTGATTAAAACTGGTCATCGGGCTCTAAATTACAGCGCTAACTCAGTATCATGAAGGAGAACTCACATGCTCAGGCTGCACATGCAACAATAGGAGCTGGTGTTTCTCAGACTATATTGATTTATCAGATCTCACCCGCCCAACATTTCCATCTTGACATTACTGACAAGCTCTTTATCCTGGTTGCTGTTGCTAAGAGCAAAGACTTGGCTGCAAGAAACTCGCTGTCCTCAGAGGGAGGATATTTATTGAAGCAGAAGAGCACGATTATTACTGTTACACTAACAAATGCACAAATGCCAGCTCTTCACTTCAAGCAGCCGcattactgtacattttttgtttgctcCTTGATTAATGGTGTGCTTATTTGATCTTTTGTAACATAGAAAAGGAAGGTGATAAAACTAGGACAATTGAACTGTAGATTCTATACTTAAAGTCTGTTGATTACAATGGTCATGAGTTACTAGATTACAACAGGCAAATGAATCACAGATCTGCTGCATTGTACatcagtaaaaatgtattttttttgtgcacCTAAATGCAAATGTTCACCTTTTGTTCGAGCCTCCCACCTGTGTtcaggcctctctctctccgtgcaTCTTACAGGGGAGTGTGTGGAGCGACTGCCTGTACGGGTGCTGCTGCTATCCGCTATCTTGGCTCCAGATCTCCAGAGAGCTGAAGAGAAGAGCAGCATCccacgcctcctcctcctcgtcttcctcctcctcctcctcctcagccagATACACTGCTCTGACCTCCCTGCAGGAGGCGCACTTGGTCTAGACACACGTGTGGCACTCCTGGTCCTCTGGCGGCAGCCTGCCCTCCAGTGTACTGGAGTTGATTTAATCACACTTCCCGGTTACCTCTGAGGATTCTGCAGCATCTGTCCCACAGAGAGGACAGCTCAGTTTGTCACAAGATGAATGAGGAAGTACGATAAGAGTTGAATATTAGAGCAGAGGTAATGTTGCATGCAGAATAAACATAATGTATTATATTctttcagtggtggaaagtaacttcAAGTACTGTACAAGTTGCAAGTGCAGCTTTGAGGTACTTCACTTGGGCATTTCAATtgtatgttactttatacttctactgcacatttcagagggaaatactgtacttttactccactactcTGTCTGACAGCCATAGTTACTAGGAACcattcagattaagattttactcacagaaaaaacaaacaatttaacCCTTTCTTGAATGAATTATGATAACCTCTGTCAGTATTTTTATTCCTCTGTAGGCATAAAAAAACCCAACTTTTTTTAAACGTGCATTTTTCAAGTTTTTCACGTGTATTAGTTTTCAACTAAAGAAATATGTATTTAGCAAATCAATGAATAAAATGATATATTCTGTGAAAACCATTAAATAATGTGTCTGTAATTAATCTTAAACCAGTGTGTTCACATATTTTAAACATATTCTAAGCTGGTTCCTAAGTCCTCagtctctcccctctctcttactcctgtcctcctcctccctccctcattcAGCTCCTCGCTCTCGACTCCTCTAAATATTTTTAATGAACATTTTCtacaaaaataatagaaaaatattgtaaaatatagttttttgttaCAAAAAACTTCAAGTTGCAGTCTAATAATATAAATCAATTGATTTACAGCCCAAAAAAGTTACTGCAGATTGGGTTTTTAGTCGCAGTAATAAGtcccgtttccaccgcaggaactttccccggAACTAAGAGGAACTCATTGAGTTTCAAcagcagggaccagggtctaaattaagttttggggacattttacggggtcttcccccccccaaaaaagaccCTGGTCGGGGGGTAGGactttctgaaagtactggaacagtgggcaaatattggaaaccaatcaacaacacaaaacaatgacaaacgttgtccagaaaccctcacaggtactgcatttagcatagaaaatatgctcaaatcataacatggcaaactgcagcccaacaggcaacaacaactgtcagtgtgtcagtgtgctgacttgactataactttccccaaactgaatgtgattatcataaagtgggcatgtctgtaaaggggagactcgtgggtactcatagaacccattttcattcacatatctagaggtcagaggtcaagggacccctttgaaaatggccatgccagtttttcctcgccaagaatttagcctaactttggagcgttatttagactccttctcaacaaactagtatgacatggttgggaccaatggattcattaggttttgtagtttcatatgatgccagtatcttcaatctagctttaaaactccaaatctaaaaatcgcaagttgcgttaatgcgtttgacaaatttgtgttaacgcctTAAACATATGATTTAACGTCATTGTAACATTCAAACAAAGGCATAGAGCCACATGTCAGGATAAGCATAGCACAAGATGTTCTCTTGTCTTATCATCACATACCTCTGTCTaagaacacagcagcacactTTAAATATGAGGTAATGGGCATTTTGTAGTACAATGACGTCTGAGATTTAAAAGGATACGAGACAGTCAGATAGTCTGATGTCTGACTGTCAAAAGGTGTTGACACATGTCAGACTGGACGGACCAGTCAGTGACATGCATCCCGTACTGTCCTGTCACATTCACCTCTCTGCTGCAAGTTTATAAAATGCAACGCTGCCCTGCAAATCCATCACTTCACTGAACTCCGCTCACAGTAAGGTAGGATCGACCAAACACCACTGAGGGATTGCAGCGATGACAGGTATATAGAAATATGGACAGCATGCATGAGAAGACACATCACATGAATTCAAATTAATTCtgaattgtattgtattttatcaAATGGTAGAGCTATTCCTTATAATAATTTGCGTTTTGAATCTAATTTCTTATTGGCATATGAGCATATGAGATTTCCAGGTGAGTAACTTCAGGTGAAGGATAGCGTGACCTCGTAGCTGTTAGCAGGAAATTCTGCAACTTGTGGATTTGTGAAACCTTTCAAAAGCAAGTTGAACTCTAACCTACAGACCTGTTCACCTGCTATCAAGTCTGCTTATCttgttttctgaaatgtcaaAGATACGAGGTGTTCGCTCGATAACGGTCATGACACCGGAGAGTTCAGTGTACTTCTGAGTGAGCACTTCTCTTTCCTAAAACAGAAAACCTCAGCTTTACATCGGTGACATCACCAGGATCTAAAATCTGGCACTGCCCAGTGCACCACATTAATTTCTTGCAActcgcaacttgtgatttttaggtcgtagtgggctcagttttaaagctagagtgaagatactggcatcatataaaaatgtattgtctAAGAGGTAGAGGGCAAAACATTAGTTCAGTCACTGTAGAGCTGCTGTATATGGATTTCACTAGATAGAGAGGATGCAAAGACGGATTATGTGGCAGTTTTTTTCATATCCAATGAGAATATTCTTATCAAAAATGCATGAGATAGCATAGACATAATGGGGGGAAAGACATTTCACTAACCTACTCTCCTGATCTTGTTATCATGCCAAAATAGTAATGTCAGTGTTGTATCATTTACCACAATACACTGACATTACTATTTTGGCAAGAAAAGCCAGCAAAGATGTTGTCTTGACAGTTACTTTAATCTGTGTTTTTTGTCAGAATACACGCAGGAAACTATGGTTGTAAACCAACCGAGGCCCTTCATCAGGACCTCCGTATCCAACGAGTGGTCCTCTAACATCTGTGATTGCACCGAAGACCTGCCCCAGTGTAAGTGCACTTATGCGATTTGACCAACAGGTATAAATATTTTACAGGTGAATGATAAGGTGGTGTAATTTTTAGTACACATGTTGAGACAACAACTCATCCACCATCCATCTAAATCAACCCTCTCGTGCAAGTCGAAAACTTCATTCACGATGATCTGGGTTCAGAAATGCCAACAGATGGCAGATTGGAGATCAGTGGGTGTAGTGGCGTATTTTTAACACCATTCTTGATGCTCCATATGATAACGCAACCCAGCAGCAGCGATGAAACAAGATATTAAATCTCAAAACTGAAGCTCTGAAACATTCTGACTTGTTTACTATTTTTTCTGAGTGCAACATTAATGTGTGAAACCTACTGTTAATGGATGTGATGTGATTTCAGGCTGCCTCGCCTTATGGTGTCTTCCCTGCTTCACCTGTAAGACATCACACGAGGCCGGGGAGTGTCTATGTTTACCTCTGCTGGACGCTTTTGGATGCATCCCTCCGATGACCACAGCCCTCAGGGTGTCAGTACGCACACGATTTGGCATTGAGGTACTATGCTTTCCTAACCTGGTGTAAATAAAGTGCAACTGCGTTAGTACTTACAAACAGAGTTTTTACCCGCATAAAAGTCAGTGTTGCCTTCACTGTTTATCTGATCTCTGATTAGTCTTTAACCTGTTAAGCCTTTCGTCAGTGTGTCTTTACATTCCTAGGCAACATCCAGCAATTTATGTAATATGGTCATCAAAGGGCCACTATGTTCCTTTTTTGCAGCCGATTTGTTTAGGTAGACTTCGATAATGATTAATGtctgtcacaaaaaaaaaacggttgTTTGGCCCCCGaaaagtgctgcttgcagcgttgtcgtgGACCGCTCATcgctcgttgactccagggaagtgaaaaataaatcagttgtacgttagtatatccagcatggttgtgtctagaaggtaatccacaatttgggaaactctcgcaagatagttaaggttaggcattggcctcgaatggttaaggttaggataggttgtcgggcagcgagtcttgcgagAGTGTTTGCATGCAATTTGTGAGCTCctttctagacacgaccatccAGCATCAAGCAGCAAAGGTGAACCGCGGGTCAATGAGCCGCGGCCTGTAAAGCCCTGAAACCCCACCCCCGCTGCTGCTCAGAGCGCGATCGCTTATTTACTCAaagttttttaatatttattgcatccaaattgcaccaaattcgacaATGCACATCCTTGGGTCCCAAGCAACGAATCCTCCAAGTGTGAAGAAGATcagatgaacggttctcgagatatgaggaggacacacacacacacacgcacataaaaaagcctcttttttttttcattaattgttgcatgtctaacatgtctaacttATTTCCTCGCCCAACTACACCTAACTGTCTCTGTCTTCACAGGACACAGTTTGCAATGACTGTGTGTACGGCTGCTGCTGCGGGCCCTGCACCTGGTGTCAAATAGCGAGAGAGATCAAAAAGAGGAAGAATACCATTACCTTCATCAACATGTCGTCCCGATAAGAACAAAATGCTGAAGTCACCACAGCATCATCGTCGCTTGTTATCGGTTTCGAGCATGTCTGCCTCTGAGGAATGTCGCTGAGCAACTGATTGACGATCAGCACATGAGGGGTCATAATTGTTGCATCACTTGATGACAGGAAGAAGAGATAAGCACGCACTCGGCCTCTATGACCTCCACTAACAGATAGTAATGAGAACCAGCCTGTGACGGTAAAGTGATGTACCGATGATAATTCTGGGTGAACTGAACTGTATTATATAcagttttttggggggttaCTGACATTGCACACAGAGATCTTTCAAATTTAATTGGGGATGTTTTTTTGTActagttttttttctattccaaTTTGTTTTATATGTTAATTTGGATAATTGATTGCTTTGTTCCTAGTATTGGTTGTTATCTTTTAGAAGTATCTATATCTTTATACATGGGCTCATTTTAACTTGTCATATAAAAAGCCACAGTTGTTCATTGTATTGAAACAGCTATTCATTAGATTGTTGTAATCGATTTCttgtcaactaataaattaatcgccaactaacttgataatcgattgatcggtttgataatttttttaatgaaaaaaaaataaaattctctgattccagcttcttcaatgtgaatattttctggtttcttttctcctttATGACACTAAACAGAATATAtttaagttgtggacaaaacaagacatttgaggacgtcatctttgggaaacactcatagattttttttccaccattttctgacattttatagaccaacaactaatcgattaattgagaaaataatcgacagattaatcgacaatgaaaaatAAGCGTTAGTTGCAACCTTAATTGAGTGTATGGAAATTAAAGTACTGAAAATGATATAGTAATGTAATGAGTAACGTAAGTTATAACGTTTGATATCAAGTAATAAGTAAAGTAacattattactttttaaagaaataaaaagtaactttttacacTTCCTGAGTAACATTCCCAACACtgctttttttgtattgtattttaataCGTTTAGTGATATAATACTTTAGTTATGACCAAATACTTGCAAAAGGTATGACATTCCCATTAGCCtaagctgtactttgtgtttagtgcaaatgttggcatgttaacatgctaaactacaatggtgaacatggtaaacattacctgctaaacatcagcctgttagcattgtcactgtgagccatggatgtataataagacctgGTTACAGACAATTTGTTCCAGTGGCCACTCCAGGTCttattgcagcaaaaaaaacaccccggctcaaaaaacattttcctcacACACCACCATTGAAAAATAGaagtctgtaaaactgttgacagaaCACTTTGAACCGCAAAAAAGGTAgattatgactctttctattctgaatttttgatccatggaggtttCATAATTGTTTTCGTAGAGCCGAGAAAATCGATTTAAACATCTATGAtgtcatcacaatgtaaagtcGAGTGGGAACTATTTTATTCCAACTAGAATACACTGTGATTGTTAATTAGAGGAAGTTGTACTACAGACGTATTTGTGATAAAACattcatcatttttattatacatttatgTTCCTGAATTCTTCAGTCTGTTCAAGTATTTTGCAAGACATGAGTCCTCTTGAACACGGCAAAAAAACTCAAAGCCTGTCTGAAGTTCAATACAGTTAACCTCAGTGTATCCTATCCTATGCAAACCACACTTGCAAATCTGCCAAGGTTAAATCATGCCTTCAAGTGTTAAATACCAGCCTTTGCTCCATGTGATCAAACCGATGTCCTACATCAGTTAAgtgtttattaaaataaagttaaaaaaggtAAACTCTGTAGCATACAAAAATCTACAAACAATAGTCTTGTAGATGAGGCGGATGTTTTGATTAATAGCGATAGTACACGCTAGGCATGTGAGTAAATGGTTTGAACGCTGTCAAGGGGATTGAAATGAGCCATATCATGACTCAGAACAATTGAAGGAAGGAAAGGTTTTGAACCAGCGAGCGTCCCCGGGAGCTTTGTTCAGATATTTGGGCTTGAGGTCAACTTTGAAAAGGTGCAATGAATGTAGAAAGACTCCCATGAGAATAAAACGGTAatacatgttttcattctcaggcctttttttccttatttgagtgatcaccatggcaacaccACCTCTGAGTTTAGAGAGTGTTTCTGTCTCCCCCTGCTGGACATGCTGTGGGACAAACTTCAGATGGTGTTTGTCCAATGATGAACTCCACCTGTTTCCATGTCCATGAGGGTTTCAGCTGCTTCTCAGGGTTTCCTGACCTCTGGGGTCATGTGACTCCTGGTTCTCTTAAAACCtgctgatttttattttatttctttgccTCTACATGTTATCAGACAATCTATAAACAGCAATACATCTGGGCCCAAAATATCTAATCTGTAAAATCAGTCCTAACCAGCCCAGAACTCCCATAGTGATGCATATTTGGGTCAACTTTTAGACTTAGATGTAAAAGAATACTGTGTCAACTGGCGTGACCAaagttttaatagttttagaCAACATATAATTCATGCCTTGATGCACATACATGATGCAATGTTTGTAATTCATTTCACTTTACCTGTATCAGATCAAATATGAGCCTGAAGGTGTTTAATCTACTCCTGATAAAAGCTAAAAGACGTCGTGATTAATATGATTTCATGTTACTGTGATGCCTTTTCTTTCTCAAATGAAATCTTCTACTGCTCGTTGGGAGGGTGCGTAGGAAGCTTCAGAAATAGCACTGAtgtccagctctgaggtaggaCTATTTTTAACTCTTGTtcgaaatgtaaaaataaaatgataaatatgGGTACTCAGTTGTTTTGTCAGCTCTGAAACTGGCAACTTCTACTGTTTGGTCAGCTGGTCAGCCCAGTTGTTTTAAGACCAATTGGTCTTAAAACAACTGGGCTCCTGTTTATCTAACTCAGTGTGGAATTTTGAACTgaagtgaaaaaagtaaaacattttcactttaaagctagggttggtaattttAAGAAACTAGCAAGGGTACGCTAGAtgttaaaaatgatccaactgaaaaaacgagcccagtgttgccaactcttttccaatgaatgTAGCAAACAGCACTAGCTcgaaaagtccctaaatctatagagaaagtcaccaagtcgtCAACACTGAcggtccgtcccttcaggcctccctccaaagacactccccccaaaattatcagtatgaatgtaaacaacgaaCTTGGCTATTGTTgagtcagagcatttgatttattgattgctatcaggatgtaatgagaatttcaacaaatataagaTTACCTACTCTAGATTTAACTATAGAAGCTATTTAGGCTATCAAAATTATTTTGACTCTTTATTTAAGAAAGGTCTCTTATGTTGGTGAAGAGTCGTCTGTAGGGTCCCACGTGGCTTTGGGATGGACACAGAGTCAATCCCTCATTTCTGATTTTGGAATGACGTTCAAGGTGCAATCTATCATTGGTCATGATGAACACTATATCTGAagaaatatgtttaaataattCAATATAATAGTTTTATCGTACCAGTTGCAGCTGCTCATTCTTCATTCTTGTAAGTTGTCAAATACACTTCTGAaaggatgttgtttttttgcatttttgcaagaATAAAGCTGGCATTGATTTTCTTTAGCCTGCAATCTGACAACTAATGCAACAAAATTGTCTTCTGTACTTGTAAATTTGATGCAAACGTtccctttattatatgttttcttCTCTACTAGCAGCAGACTTTCCTCCCTGCCCCAGTCTACGTTCTTTATAATGTCACTCAATTGAACAATCAAACTCAAAATTTACTTTAATAAGTTTAATCATACAGGCTGAGATGTTTTACAGAATGAACTGTCGATGAAATGcttgtctctgattggctgctctgAGCACATGCGTGATTAACTTACAAAAAGCTGTTCTTAAAGGTCACTGCTAGACTTCACTGTAAGTATGAGTGACATGcttgttattgtgtttttttactttactttagaCGAAGAACTCCTATGATCGCTCTTTCGAGGATTCTTGAGGGTAATTAAATAGTGATTCA containing:
- the ponzr4 gene encoding plac8 onzin related protein 4 encodes the protein MTEYTQETMVVNQPRPFIRTSVSNEWSSNICDCTEDLPQCCLALWCLPCFTCKTSHEAGECLCLPLLDAFGCIPPMTTALRVSVRTRFGIEDTVCNDCVYGCCCGPCTWCQIAREIKKRKNTITFINMSSR